The Homo sapiens chromosome 5, GRCh38.p14 Primary Assembly genome includes a window with the following:
- the RAI14 gene encoding ankycorbin isoform X7 — protein sequence MLACEIGSSNAVEALIKKGADLNLVDSLGYNALHYSKLSENAGIQSLLLSKISQDADLKTPTKPKQHDQVSKISSERSGTPKKRKAPPPPISPTQLSDVSSPRSITSTPLSGKESVFFAEPPFKAEISSIRENKDRLSDSTTGADSLLDISSEADQQDLLSLLQAKVASLTLHNKELQDKLQAKSPKEAEADLSFDSYHSTQTDLGPSLGKPGETSPPDSKSSPSVLIHSLGKSTTDNDVRIQQLQEILQDLQKRLESSEAERKQLQVELQSRRAELVCLNNTEISENSSDLSQKLKETQSKYEEAMKEVLSVQKQMKLGLVSPESMDNYSHFHELRVTEEEINVLKQDLQNALEESERNKEKVRELEEKLVEREKGTVIKPPVEEYEEMKSSYCSVIENMNKEKAFLFEKYQEAQEEIMKLKDTLKSQMTQEASDEAEDMKEAMNRMIDELNKQVSELSQLYKEAQAELEDYRKRKSLEDVTAEYIHKAEHEKLMQLTNVSRAKAEDALSEMKSQYSKVLNELTQLKQLVDAQKENSVSITEHLQVITTLRTAAKEMEEKISNLKEHLASKEVEVAKLEKQLLEEKAAMTDAMVPRSSYEKLQSSLESEVSVLASKLKESVKEKEKVHSEVVQIRSEVSQVKREKENIQTLLKSKEQEVNELLQKFQQAQEELAEMKRYAESSSKLEEDKDKKINEMSKEVTKLKEALNSLSQLSYSTSSSKRQSQQLEALQQQVKQLQNQLAECKKQHQEVISVYRMHLLYAVQGQMDEDVQKVLKQILTMCKNQSQKK from the exons ATGCTGGCCTGTGAGATTGGCAGCTCTAACGCTGTGGAAGCCTTAATTAAAAAGGGTGCAGACCTAAACCTTGTAGATTCTCTTGGATACAATGCCTTACATTATTCCAAACTCTCAGAAAATGCAGGAATTCAAAGCCTTCTATTATCAAAAATCTCTCAGGATGCTG ATTTAAAGACCCCAACAAAACCAAAGCAG CATGACCAAGTCTCTAAAATAAGCTCAGAAAGAAGTGGAACTCCAAAAAAACGCAAAGCTCCACCACCTCCTATCAGTCCTACCCag ttgAGTGATGTCTCTTCCCCAAGATCAATAACTTCGACTCCACTATCGGGAAAGGAATCGGTATTTTTTGCTGAACCACCCTTCaag GCTGAGATCAGTTCTATACGAGAAAACAAAGACAGACTAAGTGACAGTACTACAG GTGCTGATAGCTTATTGGATATAAGTTCTGAAGCTGACCAACAAGATCTTCTCTCTCTATTGCAAGCAAAAGTTGCTTCCCTTACCTTACACAATAAGGAGTTACAAGATAAATTACAG GCCAAATCACCCAAGGAGGCGGAAGCAGACCTAAGCTTTGACTCATACCATTCCACCCAAACTGACTTGGGCCCATCCCTGGGAAAACCTGGTGAAACCTCTCCCCCAGACTCCAAATCATCTCCATCTGTCTTAATACATTCTTTAGGTAAATCCACTACTGACAATGATGTCAGAATTCAGCAACTGCAAGAGATTTTGCAAGATCTACAGAAGAGATTAGAGAGCTCTGAAGCAGAGAGAAAACAGCTACAGGTCGAACTCCAATCCCGAAGGGCAGAACTGGTATGCTTAAACAACACTGAGATTTCAGAGAACAGCTCTGACCTCAGCCAGAAACTTAAAGAAACTCAGAGCAAATACGAGGAGGCTATGAAAGAAGTCCTTAGTGTGCAGAAGCAGATGAAACTCGGTCTTGTCTCACCTGAAAGCATGGATAATTATTCACATTTCCACGAGCTGAGGGTCACGGAAGAGGAAATAAATGTGCTAAAGCAGGATCTGCAGAATGCATtagaagaaagtgaaagaaataaagagaaagtgagagagttAGAGGAAAAACTGGTAGAGAGGGAGAAAGGTACAGTGATTAAGCCACCTGTGGAAGAGTACGAGGAAATGAAAAGTTCATATTGCTCTGTTATTGAGAATATGAATAAGGAGAAAGCATTTTTGTTTGAGAAATACCAAGAAGCCCAAGAAGAAATCatgaaattaaaagacacacTAAAAAGTCAGATGACACAGGAAGCCAGTGATGAAGCTGAGGACATGAAAGAAGCCATGAATAGGATGATAGATGAACTCAATAAACAGGTGAGCGAGCTGTCACAGCTGTACAAAGAAGCCCAGGCTGAGCTGGAGGATTACAGGAAGAGGAAATCTCTAGAGGATGTCACAGCTGAATATATCCATAAAGCAGAGCATGAGAAACTGATGCAATTGACAAACGTGTCCAGGGCTAAAGCAGAAGATGCACTGTCTGAAATGAAGTCTCAGTATTCAAAAGTGTTGAATGAGTTGACCCAGCTCAAACAACTGGTGGATGCACAAAAAGAGAACTCTGTCTCTATCACAGAACATTTGCAAGTGATAACCACGCTGCGGACTGCAGcaaaagagatggaagaaaaaataagcaatctTAAGGAACACCTTGCAAGCAAGGAAGTGGAAGTAGCAAAGCTGGAGAAACAACTCTTAGAAGAGAAAGCTGCTATGACTGATGCAATGGTACCTCGGTCTTCCTATGAAAAACTCCAGTCATCCTTAGAGAGTGAAGTGAGTGTGTTGGCATCGAAATTAAAGGAAtctgtgaaagagaaagagaaggtccATTCAGAGGTTGTCCAGATTAGAAGTGAGGTCTCACaggtgaaaagagaaaaggaaaatattcagaCTCTCTTGAAATCCAAAGAGCAAGAAGTAAATGAACTTCTGCAAAAATTCCAGCAAGCTCAGGAAGAACTTGCAGAAATGAAAAGATACGCTGAGAGCTCTTCAAAACTGGaggaagataaagataaaaag ATAAATGAGATGTCGAAGGAAGTCACCAAATTGAAGGAGGCCTTGAACAGCCTCTCCCAGCTCTCCTACTCAACAAGCTCATCCAAAAGGCAGAGTCAGCAGCTGGAGGCGCTGCAGCAGCAAGTCAAACAGCTCCAGAACCAGCTGGCG GAATGCAAGAAACAACACCAGGAGGTCATATCAGTTTACAGAATGCATCTTCTGTATGCTGTGCAG GGCCAGATGGATGAAGATGTCCAGAAAGTACTGAAGCAAATCCTTACCATGTGTAAAAACCAGTCTCAAAAGAAGTAA